Below is a window of Streptomyces sp. ITFR-16 DNA.
CCACCAGCCGGAAGAGCGCCGTCTCGACGGCGAAGAGCGCGGGCTGGGTGTAGCGCGTCTCGTCGAGCAGCGCGGCCTCCGGCGAACCCTCCGCGGCGAGGACGATGTCCTTGAGCGGGCGGTCCAGGTGCGGGGCGAAGGCCGCGCAGACGTCGTCGAACGCCTCGGCGAACTCCGCGTACGCGGCGTACAGTTCGCGCCCCGTTCCGGCACGCTGGCTGCCCTGGCCGGTGAAGAGGAACGCGGTGAGAGGGGCGGGTGAGGCCGCCCGCCCGCGTACGAGAGCGGGGTCGTCCCGGCCCTCGGCCAGGGCCTCGACCGCGCGCAGCAGGGCGTCCCGGTCGGCGGCCACCACGACGGCGCGCTCGTCGAAGAGCGTGCGGGTGGTGGCGAGGGAGCAGGCGGTGTCGAGGAGGGAGGGGGCGGGTGCGGCGGTCGTCAGGTGGTCGCGGAGCCGGGCGGCCTGTCCGCGCAGGGCACGGCCGTCACGGGCGCTGAGCAGCCAGGGGACGGGGCGCGGTGCCCCGACGGACGGGGCGCGCACGGCCTCCCCGGAGGCCCCGGAGCCGTCGTCCCCGTCCACGGCGTCCGCCCCCGCGAACCGGCCCACCGCATCCGCCACCACCACATGGCAGTTGGTCCCGCCCATGCCGAACGAGCTGACCCCCGCGATCAGCGGCAGCTCCTCGCTCGGCCAGGGACCCTCCTCGGTCCGGACCCGCAGGCCCAGGTCCGCCAGCGGGATCGCCGGGTTGGGCACGTCGAAGTTGAGGCTGGCCGGGATCCGCCGCCGGGACACGGAGAGCGCGGTCTTCAGCAGCCCCACCAGACCGGCCGCCCCCTCCAGATGCCCGACGTTCGTCTTCGCCGAGCCCACCTGGAGCGGGGCACCGGCCGGCCGGCCCGTACCGAGCGCGGCGCCGAGCGCGGCGGCCTCCACCGGGTCGCCCACGGGTGTGCCCGTGCCGTGCAGCTCGACGTACTGGACCTCATCGGCCGTGACACCCGCGCGGGCGTACGCCTCGCGCAGCACCGCTTCCTGCGCCCCCCGGTCCGGGACCGTGAGCCCGTCCGACGCGCCGTCGTTGTTGACCGCGCTGCCCAGGATCACGCAGTGCACCCGGTCGCCGTCCGCCCGCGCCCGGTCCAGCGGCTTGAGCACGACGGCGACGCCGCCCTCGCCGCGTACATAGCCATTGGCCCGTGCGTCGAAGGTGAAGCAGCGGCCGTCCGGCGACAGGGCCCCGAACTTCGCGCTGTCCGCGCTGCTGCCGGGGGAGAGGATCAGATTCGCACCGCCGACCACCGCGAGATCGGACTCACCGCTGCGCAGGCTCTCGCAGGCGAGATGCACCGCGACCAGCGACGAGGACTGGGCCGCGTCCACGGTCAGGCTCGGACCGGTGAGGCCGAGCACGTACGAGAGCCGGTTGGCGAGGATGCCCCGGTGCAGTCCCGTCACGGAGTAGCGGTCCGCGTCCGTCCCGCCCCTGCGGTGGTGGAGCGCCGCGTAGTCGTCCCAGATGGCGCTGGCGAAGACGGCCGTACGGCTGCCGGCGAGCACCCCGGGGACGATCCCGGCCTCCTCCAGTGCCTCCCAGCCCAGCTCCAGGAGCAGTCGCTGCTGGGGGTCCATCGCCGCCGCCTCGCGGGGCGGGATACCGAAGAATCCGGCGTCGAACCGGTCCACCTCGTCGAGGAAGGCGCCCCGGGCGGGGGCGCCGGCGGACCGGCGGCCCGCGGGCGCCTCCCCGACGGCGTCCTCCCCGCGGCTGAGCAACTGCCAGAAGGCGGCGGGATCGGGCGCCCCGGGGAGGCGGCAGGCGAGACCGATGACGGCGATAGGTGCGGAGTGGGCGCTACGCATGATCTGTGACGTACTCCCTCGTCGAGAACGACCCGGCGAGACCCACCCTCCCCAGCCGCGCTAACGGCGGCCTTTGCGCGTTCTAAATCGCACCGGCGCCGTCGGGCCGCTCACCGGCCGGGTGCAGCCCGCGCCGCAACGCCGTCAGGTGCTCCAGCGCGATGCGATGCTGCTCGTCCGGGTCCGGTGCGCCCGCCGACCCGCCGAACGCGTGGTACGCCCCCGGGAAGTTGTGCAGCTCCACCGGCACACCGGCCTGCGCCAGGCGGAGCCCGTACAGCAGCCCCTCGTCGCGCAGCGGATCGAGACCCGCGGTCGAGATGTACGCCGGGGGCAGCCCGCCCAGGTCCTCGGCGCGGGCCGGGGACGCGTGCACGGGAGTCCCGCCCCCGCCCGTGCCGAGGTAGAGCTCCCAGCTCTCCCGCGCCAGCCGGCGGTTCCAGACGGGCGTGTCCAGGAACGCGGTCATCGAGCCCGTCTCCAGCCGGTCGTCCAGCACCGGTGTGCTCAGGTGCTGGAAGACCAGCCCGGGTCCGCCCCGGTCGCGCGCGAGCAGGGTCAGGCCGGCGGCGAGACAGCCGCCGGAACTGGCCCCGGCCACGGCGAGCCGCGCCGGGTCCGCCCCGATCTCCTTCGCGTTCCCCGCACTCCACTCCAGGGCGGCCCAGCAGTCGTCGAGCCCGGCGGGAAACGGGTCCTCCGGCGCCAGCCGGTAGGCCACCGCCACGACCACCGCCGAGGCGAACGACGCCGCCTGGCCCGCCGAGTGGTGGACCGAGTCCACATTGCCGAGGACGAAGCCCCCGCCGTGGATCCACAGCACTGCGGGCAGCGCCGACCCGGCCCCGGCGGGGCGGTAGACCCGCACCCGGACCTCCGGGGATCCGGGCGGCCCCGGAATCCAGTGCTCCGCCACCTCGACCCCCGGCAGGGCCGGGAGTTCACGCAGCGGCCGCGGACCCGCCCGATGGTCCGCGACCGCGTCGGCCAGCCGTCCCGTCACCGGCATGCTCAGGCCTCCAGAGCGATGGCCTGCGAGGGGCAGAGCGCCACGGTGTCCCGCAGCCTCGCCTCCTCGTCCGCGCCGTCCACCCGGTCCTCCAGGACGAGGACCGTGCCCTCGTCCGACTGGTCGAAGCGGTCGGGGGCGGACAGGACGCACTGACCCGCGCCCAGACACCGCTGTGTATCGGCCTTGATGTGCATGGCTTCCGGTTCCCTTCTGATCACCATGTGACGGGCAGGCGCCAGATGCCCTGGACACCGCCCGGTTCCTTGACCGGCAGCTGCCCGGAGGGTTCGGCGAGGCGCAGCCCCGGCAGCCGGCGGAAGAGTGTGGACAGCGCGATCTCCATCTCGGCCCGGGCCAGGTTCTGGCCGATGCACTGATGGACGCCGTGTCCGAAGGAGATGTGGTGGCGTGCGCCGCGCCCGACGTCGAAGGAGTCGGCGGTGGGGAACGCCTCGTCGTCCCGGTTGGCCGACGAGATGACGACGATCACCCCGTCACCGGCCCTGACCCGATGCCCGCCCAGCTCCGTGTCGACCGTCGCGAACCGGGCGACGCCGTCCGCGATGGCCATGTACCGCAGCAGCTCCTCCACCGCGCCCGGCAGCAGCGACTCGTCGGCGCGCAGGGCCGCCAGCTGCTCCGGGTTCTCCAGCAGGGTGAGGACACCGAGCGCGATGGCGCTCGCCGTGGTCTCGTGCCCCGCCACCAGGAGCAGCAGGGCGATGTCGACCAGATCGCGGCGGGTGAGCGCGCCGGTGGACAGCTGCTCGGCGATCAGCGTGTCGAGCAGCCCGTCGCCCGGCTCCTCCTCCTTGCGCCGGATCAGCCCGTCGAGATACGAGGCGAGCTGCGCGAACGCGTCGGCACTGTCCTCCAGAGTCGTCGTCCCGGTGACCACCCGGCGCGACTGCTGCTCGAAGAACCCGTGGTCGGCGTACGGCACACCGAGGAGTTCGCAGATGACGACCGACGGCACCGGCAGCGCGAAGTCCGGAACCAGGTCGGCGACCGGGCCCTTGGCCTCGATCGCGTCGATCAGTTCGTCGACCAGCCGCTGGATGCCGGGCCGCAGCGCCTGCACCTTGCGGACGGTGAAGTTGGTGAGCAGCATGCGCCTCTGCACGGTGTGCTCCGGCGGGTCCATGCCGATGAAGTTGCGGACCTTGCGCGCCGACTCGAAGCGCGGCGCGGTGGCCGGATAGTGCGGGTGGACCCGGTCGGACGAGTACGTGGCCGCGTCGAGCAGGACCTGACGCGCCTCCGCGTGCCCGCTCACCGCCCAGACCCGGCGTCCGTTGTACAGCTCGACCAGGGACACCGGCCCCTGCTCGCGATAGGCGTCGTAGCCGGCGGGCGGCTGGAAGGGGCAGCCGCGCGCCTGCGGATACGCGGGCAGCTCCTGCCCGTCGGTCGGTGCGGCGATGCTGGTCTCGGTCATTCCCCGGCCTCCAGGACAGTGAGCGGGACGACGGCGGGCGCCGGTGCGGCCGGGGGAGCGGCCGCGGGCGCTGCCGGATGGTTGGTGCGCGGAGCACTGAACCGCCGTACGGCCGGGGCCTCGACCCAGGTGTACAGGGCGTGGGCCAGCGCCAGCGCGGCCAGCAGGGCGGCGAGCAGCAGGGCGGCCGCCGCGGCGCCGGACAGGTCCTTGCCGGCGACGAGCCACTTGTGGCCGTACGTCACCACCAGTCCGTGCACCATGTAGAACGCGAAGGAGAGCTCGCCGAGCCGTACCAGCACCCGCCCCCGGAACGGCGAGGCGGTCTGCCGGACGTCGGCCTGCGCGGCGGCCACGACCAGCGGGGCGAGCCACAGGGCGCCGGTGCCCGCGACCCCGTACAGATACGGCACCGACGAATTCAGGACGTACCCGCCGACGGCGATCGCGGCGGCCGGCAGCAGCCCGATGCGCGGGAGCGCGCCGGTCAGCACCAGCCGGGCGGCGATCATGCCGAGCACGAACTCGATGGCCCGCACCGGCGGGAAGAAGTACACGGACCAGATCTGCTCGAAGGACAGCGAGCCGTCGGCGATGAAGGGCAGCGGGGTGCCGGCCACCGTCCAGCTGCTGACCGCCGGCACCAGGACGGTGAGCGCGGCGAGGACCCCGGCGACCGTCCACAGCCGACGTGCCGTCAGCCGCTCCAGGACGGGCAGCAGGAACGGGAAGGCGAGATAGAAGAACAGCTCGCACGACAGCGACCAGCTGACGGCGTTCATCGTGTTCGGCACCTGGATCTCGGGTATCCACGCCTGCACGAGGAAGAGGTTGGCCAGCACACCCTTGGTGGTGAACACCTCGGACGCGGCCACCATCAGAACGGCGGCGGCCACGAAGGTGACCAGGTGGTTGGGGAAGATCTTCACCAGCCGGCGCCGCCAGACGCGGGGCGCCCCCTCGGCGGGCCGCGCCGACCACGTCAGGACGAAGCCGCTGAGGACGAAGAAGAACGTCACCCCGTAGAAACCGGCGTTGGCGAAGGTGTCGCCCAGCGTGTCGCCCACCGAGCCCCCGAAGAACCGGGTCTGGAAGGTGGTGTGGAAGGCGAAGACCAGCAGGGCCGCCAGGAACCGCATCCCGGTGAGGGACGGCAGTCTGGCGGCCTGCGGCCGGTCCGGGGCGGACGGTGACGCGGTGGACGGTGCTGGGGAGCCTGGCATGGCTGATGACCTCCGACTTGTCCGAAACTGGCCCGTCGAGGCTCGCAGTCGCGTGTTGGCCGGTTCTAAAGCCGCTCTTGTGCGGTACGCGCACGCCGTGGCACCGCCTCCAGCAGGGCGCGGGTGTACGGATGCGCAGGCTTCGCGAACACCTCCTCCACCGGTCCGGACTCCACGATCCGGCCGTCCTTCATCACCAGCACCCGGGCGCAGATCTCCCGGACGACCGCGAGGTCGTGCGAGATGAAGAGCGTCGCCAGGCCCAGGTCCTCCTGCAACTGCCGCAGCAGGTCCAGTACTTGCGCCTGGACGGACACATCGAGCGCGGAGACCGGCTCGTCGCACACCAGCAGCCGGGGCGAAGGGGCCAGGGCGCGCGCGATGGCGACCCGCTGGCGCTGCCCGCCGGACAGCGCCAACGGCCGCCGCTCCAGATGCTGGGCGGAAAGCCCGACCTGCTCCAGCAGCCGTACGGTGCGGGCCCGGCGCTCCGCACGCGCGACGCCTGTCGTGGCCAGGGCCTCGCCCACGATCCGGGCCACGCTCCAGCGCGGGTCGAAGGCGCTGAGCGGGTCCTGCGGCACCAGTTGCAGGGTGTGCCGCGACTGCCTGCGGTCCCGCTCGCGCAGACCGCTCCACGGCGTCCCCGCCAGCCGTACCGCCCCGCTGTCCGGGGCCACCAGCCCGAGGACCATGCGGGCCAGCGTGGACTTTCCGGAACCCGACTCCCCGACCAGGCCCAGCGTCTCGCCCGGCCGCAGCTCGAAGGACACGTCGTCGACGGCGGTCCGCCGGCTGCCGCGCGTCCCCTTGAACACCTTGGTGGCGCGGGACACCTCAAGCAGCGGCTCGGCGCCCGTCGCCTCCACCGCCGACCGGCCCGCCCGGGGCCTGCTGCCCGGGATCGCCGCCAACAGTGCTTTGGTGTAAGGGTGTTCGGGCGACTCCAGTACCCGGGTGACCGGGCCCGACTCCACGATCCGGCCGTCCTTCATCACGGCGACCTCGTCGGCCAGCGCCTCGACGACGGCCAGGTCGTGGCTGATCAGGAGGAGCCCGGTGCCGCCCCGCTTCAGTTCACCGAGGAGCGCCAGGATGCGGGACTGCACCGAGGCGTCGAGCGCGGTGGTCGGCTCGTCCGCGATCAGGACACCCGGCTCGGCCGCGATCGCCGAGGCGATCAGGGCGCGCTGCCGCAGCCCGCCCGACAGCTGGTGGACATGGGCCCGCGCCCGTTCGGCGGGTTCGGGCACCCCGACCCGCTCCAGCAGAGCGAGGACGCGTGCCCCGGCCTCCTGGCGCGGAACGATCCCGTGCGTCAGCAGCGGCTCCGCGATCTCCTTGCCGACGGGCCGCAACGGGTCCAGGGCGACGAGCGCGTCCTGCGCCACCAGACCGACGCGCCGGCCCCGTACCGCACGCCACTGCCGGGGGCCGAACTCGCGTGCCTCCCGGCCCGTGATGCGCAGCCGGTCCGCCGCCACCTCGGCGGTCGGCCCGGCGAGCCCCAGCAGACTGCGGGCCAGCGCGCTCTTGCCCGAGCCCGACTCGCCGACGACGGCCAGGCACCGCCCGCCGGCGAGGGTGAACGACGCGTCGCGCACGGCGTGCACCTGGCCGGGGCCGGTGCCGAACCGTACGTTCAGCCCGGCCACGTCGAGCAGCGGGGAAGGCTCCCGGACGGGCGGCTCACCGGCCGGTGCCTCCGTGGTGCCCGGGGACGAAGTGGTGGTCATGAGGCGGCCCGTCCTTCGGCTCGTGCCTGTGCGTGGCGGCCCACGACGGTGACCGCGAGAACCGTGCCGACCAGCAACAGGCCCGGGAAGAGCGCGATCCACCAGGCCTGGTCGAGAAATCCCTGCCCCTCCGTGAGCATCGCGCCCCACTCGGGGGTCGGCGGCTGGGCGCCTAGCCCCAGATAACTCAGCGCCGCCCCCGTGGAGATGGACGCCCCGAGCGTGACGGTCGCCAGCACCAGGAGCGGGCCCAGCGTGTTGGGCAGCACATGGCGCAGGACGATCAGCGGACGCGGCACGCCGAGCGCCACCGCGGACTCCACATAGCCGGACCGCCTGACGACGAGCGCCTGGGCCCGCACCACCCGGGCGAACCCGGGCGCGGTCCCCACCGCTACGGCGATCGTGGTGCCCAGCACCCCCTTGCCCGCGATCAGGACCACCATCAGGGCGAGCAGCAGCCCCGGCAGCGCCAGCAGCGCGTCGGCGGCGCGCATCAGCACCGCGTCGCCGAACCTGCCGGACAGCGCGGCGGCCAGCCCCCACACCACCGCGAGCCCGACCCCGGCGCCCGTCGCCGCGGCCCCGATGGCCAGCGAGTAGCGGGTGCCGTGCACCACTCGGGTGAAGACGTCACGGCCCAGCTGGTCCGTGCCGAACCAGTGGGCACCGCCCGGCGGCTGGAGCGCGTGCACCGGATCGGTGTCGGTCGGGCTGCCGCCGGCCAGCAGCGCGGGCGCCAGCGCGGCGAGCAGGATCAGCCCCAGCAGCACGGCGGCGGCGAGCACCCCCGGCCGCACCCGGCCCCTGCGCACCCTTCCGACCGCCGCGACCGGTGCCCCGGCCCGTACGGCCTGTTCCACGCTCATGCGGCCGCCACCCCCGTTCCCTTGCGCAGCCGGGGATCCACGACCGCGTACAGCACTTCCACCAACGCGCCCACCAGCACGAACACCACGGCCGACAGCGCCACCACGCCCTGCACCACCGGAAGGTCGCGGTCGCTCACCGCTTGCAGGGTGATCCGCCCGATGCCCGAGCGCGCGAACACGTTCTCCACCACCACGGCCCCGCCGAGCAGGGTTCCGGTGAACCAGCCGGTGAGAGTGAGCGCCGGCAGCGCGGCGTGGCGCAGCGCGTGGCGGGAGCGCACGGTGTGCTCCGCGAGCCCCCGCGACCGCGCGGTGAGGGTGAACGGCTGTTCCAGCGCGCCGAGCAGGCCCTCCCGCATCACCTGCGTGAGCACCGCCGCGATCGGCAGCGCCAGCGTGATCACCGGAAGGACCAGCGAGCGGGCGTCGCCGCTGTCGGAGACCGGCAGCCATCCCAGGCGGAAGGAGAACACCGTCAGCAGCATGATGCCGAGCCAGAACGACGGTGTGGACACCACGATCAGCTCCACCGCCGTCGACAGCCGGCGCGGCCACCGGGAGCGCCCCGAGGTCAGCACGGTCACGGTGGCGGCCAGCACCACCGCCACCAGCGAGGACCACAGGGCGAGTTGGGCGGTCGGTCCGATCTGGTCCGCGAGCAGCGAGGAGACCGACTGCTGCAACTGGTAGGAATCGCCCAGCTCGCCCGAGACCAGATGCCTCAGATACGAGCCGTACTGGACGAGGAGCGGCCGGTCGAGACCGTAGTGGTGGCGGATCTCCTCGCGCTGCTCCGCGCCGACCAGCGCGTTCGACCCGACGATCGCGCTGACGGGGTCGCCCGGGATGAGCTGCAGCGCCAGGAAGGCGCAGGTGGCGGCCCCCCAGACAACGAGGACGGCCGCCCCGATCCGGGCCGTGACGGCCCGGATCGCGGCGGGTATGTGCGGGACCGTCATCAGCCGGCCTCGACCCAGGCGCCGTAGAACTCGGGCCACGCCGACAGGGAGAGCCGCAGCCCGTGCACCTTCTTGTTCACACCGACCGACGCCTTCTGGACGTAGGCGGGGACCACCGCTGCCCGGTCGAGCGTCCACTTCTGCACCTGCGCGTAGTACTCGGCGCGCTGGTCCGGGTCCGTGGTGCCCTGGGCCTTCTTCAGCCAGGTGTCGACCTGCGGGTCGGCGACCTTCGCGAAGTTGTGGCCGCCGCCCTCGGAGGACTCGGTGGACAGGAAGAAGCTGCTGAGGATGTCGCCGTCACCGCGCGCCCAGGACGTCTCGACCACGTCGTAGCGGCCCTCGTCCAGCTGGGCGGAGACCGCGGTGGCGTCGGTGGACGCGGCGAGGTTCAGGTAGATCCCGGCCTTCTTCAGGTCACCCTGCACGGCCTGCGAGAACACCGAGGCCGTGCCGTAGACCGGGGCGACCACCGTGAGCCGCTTGCCGTTCTTCGTCCGGTAGCCCTCGGAGTCGCGGCCCGTCCAGCCCGCCTGGTCCAGCAGCCGGCCGGCGAGCGCCCGGTCGTAGGGCCAGCTCTTCTCGAGACCGGAGTCGTAGCTGTGCGGGGTGGCGGGCGACAGGGTGGACCAGGCCCGGGTGCCGGTGCCCTGGAACACCGACTTCACCAGGGCGTCCAGATCGATGGACCGCTGGAACGCCTTGCGCACCCGGGCGTCCGAGAACAGCGGGCTCCTGGTGTTGAGGTAGAACGTGTCGACCGCGCCGGGGACGTCCTTGCCGACGACGTCCAGCCGCGTGTTCCTGCGTACGGCCGCGATCTGGTTGGCCGGGATCGCCGCCGCCCCGTCGACCTGACCGGAGGTCAGCGCGCCCACCCGGGTGGCGTCCTCGGTGATGAAGCGGACGGTGAAGGAGTCCAGCCGGGCGGGACCGCTGTGGCCCGCGCCCTTCGGCGCCCACGCGTAGGCGGCGTTCTTCGTGTAGCCGCGCTTCTGGCCCCGGGTGTAGGCGCCCGCCTTGAAGGGGCCGGAGCCGACGGAGTCCGTGCCGGCGCAGAGCTTGTCGGCGCCCGCCTTGAGCGAGGCGGGCGAGGCTATCCCCAGGTAGGTGGTGCTCGCGGCCTGGAGGAAGGGCGCGTACGGCCGGCTGAAGCGGACCTCGACCCGGTACTTCCCCTTCACGGTGGTCCCGGAGTAGGGACCGAGCAGCCCGGCCGCGTACTGCGACTGGGTCGCCTTCGCCGTGATGTGGTCGAAGTTGGCCTTCACCGCCGCCGCGTCCAGGTGCTTCCCGTCGTGGAAGGTGACGTCCTCACGCAGATCGAAGGTGTACGTCCGGCCCCCCTGAGAGGTCTTCCACGACTTCGCCAGCCACGGCTCCAGCTCACCGTCCGGGGTCTGGTAGACGAGCGAGTCGAAGACGGGCCGCTGGACGAACGCGGTCACGTCCTGCGCGCTGGTGTGCGGGTCCCAGCAGTCCGGCTCCTGCTGCGCCGCGTAGGTGAGGCTGCCGCCGGACCGGGGCTTCGCCTGCGCGGCGGGCGCGGAGCCGCCGTCGGAGCTGCAGGCGGTGACGGCGGCGAGCAGCAGGACGGACAGCAGAGCGGCTCTTCGAGGGGTACGGCGCGGGTGCATATGGTGACTCCGGGACAGGGAAACGAGGTGAGGGGGGCCGGACGTACTGTCGCGAGTACGTCTAAAGCCGGGCTGAAACGCCCTCGGGGGAGCCGGGGGACACCTCCCGCGCCGCCTCGGCCAGCAGCTCGAACGAGCGCAGCCGCTCCGCCTGGTCCGGGACGACGGTCAGAGCCATCAGCTCGTCGGCACCGGTGCGCTCCACCAGCTCGGCCAGCTTGTCGCGCACGGTGTCCGCGGCGCCGATCAGCTGGCGCTCCGCCAGTTCCTCCAGGAACTGCAGCTCGGCCTCGGAGTACGCGTGGCCGGCCGCCGTCCGCGCGGACGGGAACGCGTCGAAGCGCCGTACCGTACGCATCTTTATCTTGCCGAGCAGATAGGGCGCGGCGACCTCGCGGGCGGCCCGGTCCGTGTCGGCGACGGTGGTCAGCGCGGAGATCAGGGTGCGCGGCCGGTCCAGATAGGGCGAGGGCCGGAAGGCCTCGCGGTAGCGGTCCAGGGCGTAGGCCGTGGCATGCGGGTTGATCTGGTGGGCGAAGGCGTACGGCAGGCCCAGCGATCCGGCGAGTTCGGCGCTGGCCGGGCTGGAGCCGAGCAGCCACAGATCCGGCCTGCCGTCGGCGGCGGGCACGGCGGTGATCGGGGAGGTGGGGTCGCCGGGCGCGAAGTAGCCGCTCAGCTCCGTGACCTGGTGGAAGAAATCGTCCCCGCCCCGCTCGGGCGCCCGGCGCAGGGCGCGGGCGGTGTGCGGGTCGGTGCCGGGGGCGCGGCCGAGCCCCAGGTCGACGCGGCCGGGGTGCAGTGCCTCCAGGGTGCCGAACTGCTCGGCGACCACCAGGGGTGCGTGGTTGGGCAGCAGGACACCGCCGGAGCCGACGCGCAGGGTGGTCGTGGCAGCGGCCAGGCGTCCGGCGAGGATGGCGGGCGCCGAGGTGGCGAGGCTGGGGGTGCTGTGGTGCTCGGCCACCCAGTAGCGCAGATAGCCGAGTTCCTCGACGCGGGGGGCCAGGGCGACGGTGTCGCGCAGGGCCTGGGTCGCGGAGCCGCCCTCGAAGACGGGCACCACGTCGAGCACGGACAGGGGGATGCCGAGGGGTCGGCTCATGGAGACCTCCGGGAGGAGCGCGCCGCCGGACGGGGGTCCGGCGGCGCGTGCTGGACGGACATGCGTGTACGGGAGGAGCACCGGACGTCCCGGGCCGGGACGGACGGCTCAGGCGTGGTCGGTGACCGGCTCGGACCCGGCCGGTGTCTCGGCAGGCTCCTCGGCCGGGGTCTCGGCCGCGGCCGGTTCCTGCTTGGGCTTCCCCGGCAGCAGCAGACCGGCCGCGAAGACCACGACGGCCGCGGCGACCGGCCACCAGAAGGCGTTGCCGAAGGAGTCGGCGGTGGGCGTCGCGTGGGAGCCGCCGCCCTGGAGGATCAGCGCCACCACCGCGATACCCAGCGAGGCGCCGATCTGGTTGAGGATGAAGACCGCACCGGTGGCACCGGCGACCGCCTCGCCCGGGACCGTCTTGTAGACCGAGCCCATGGTGGGCGCGCCCACCAGGCCCATGCCGAAGCCGGCGGCGAACTGGGCGGCGGTCAGCGCGACCTGCGAGGTGCCGGAGTCCGAGCCGGTGAAGACCAGCGCGCCGAGCCCGATGAGCAGGGCGCCGGTGGGCACCAGCCGGCGGGCGCCGACCTTGTCCGCGAGGTTGCCCGCGATCGGCATGCCGATCAGGGTGCCGAGCCCCAGCGGGGCGAGCAGCAGCCCCGACTCCAGGACGCTGTGGCCGTGCACCTGCTGGTAGTACAGCGGCAGCAGGAAGAGCAGCGAGAACAGACCGCCGCCGAGCAGGAACATCGTGGTCACGCTCGCGCTGAAGCCCTTGCTGCTGAACAGCCGCAGATCGAGCAGCGGGGTGACGGTGGTGCGCAGCGCGTGCACGGCGTACGCGACGAACAGGGCGACACCGACCGCGAGCCCGATGATCACCTTGGTGCTGCCGAAGCCGTCGCCGCCGGCCTGCGACAGGGCGTAGACGAGCGCGGCGAAGCCGGGGGAGAGCAGCGCGACGCCCAGGGCGTCGAACGGCACGGGGTCACCGCTGGGCGGCGGGTCGGCCGGCAGCACCCGGATCGCCAGCACGATCGCGGCGAGCGCGAAGGGGATGTTGACCAGGAACATCCACTCCCAGGAGAAGTTGTCCAGCAGCAGTCCGCCGATGATGGGGCCGACCACCGGGCCGAGCGTGATCGGGACGGAGACCAGGCCCATGACCCGGCCGATCCGGGCGGGCCCGGCGGCGCCCGCGACGACGGTCATCATGATCGGGTCGACCATGCCGCCGCCGAAGCCCTGGACGATGCGGAAGGCGATCAGGCTCTCCGCGTTCCAGGCGAAGGCGCAGAGCGTCGAGCCGATCAGGAAGACCGAGAGGCCCAGCAGCCACATGCGCTTGGCGCCGAACCGGACCACGGCCCAGCCGGCCAGCGGAATCGCCAGGGCGACCGCGAGCAGATAGCCGGTGGTCACCCACTCGATGGTGGCCAGCGTCGCGTGGAACTCGCCGCCCAGCGTGCTGATCCCGACGTTGACGATCGTCGCGTCCAGGTAGGACATCATCCCGCCGAGCACCATGACGCCGACGAGCGTGAGCAGAGCGGCATCGAGCCGGGCAGGCCCGCTCCCCGCCGCCTTTGTTTCAGACACGGCAACTCCTTTTAACCACTCTACCCAGAAAATTTTACTGGGTAGTTAAATTCTGTGGCTGGCACGGTAGCATGGCCGCATGAGCGTTGGCGAGAACGAACAGACGGCCCAGGGCCCGGTGGACCGAGGGCGGCTGGACAAGCGGCGGGCGATCGTGGAGGCCGCCCTGCGGGTCTTCGCGCAGGTGGGATACGCCCAGGCGAGCCTGGACGTGATCGCCGCCGAGGCCGGGGTGTCCAAGCCGACGATCTACAACCACCTGGGGTCGAAGGAGAAGCTGTTCCGGCATGTGATGACGGAGACCGCGGCCCGCTCCAACGCCAAGACCCTCGACGTCCTCACCGCCTTCCCGACCGACCCCGACCAGCTGCGCCCGGGGCTGGAGGACCTCGCCACCAAGCTCGTCGACTGCTACTGCGACGAGCAGTCCGAGTCCGTGCGCCGCCTGCTGTACGCGGAGGCCGTGCGCTTCCCGG
It encodes the following:
- a CDS encoding TetR/AcrR family transcriptional regulator, which produces MSVGENEQTAQGPVDRGRLDKRRAIVEAALRVFAQVGYAQASLDVIAAEAGVSKPTIYNHLGSKEKLFRHVMTETAARSNAKTLDVLTAFPTDPDQLRPGLEDLATKLVDCYCDEQSESVRRLLYAEAVRFPDLFDAVRASGPNQFTEALAGRLARLANAGHLRVEDPVRAANQFIALVYEELPGMSALGTRPLDPADVAKVVTAGVDTFLRAFGTDPAAGAGEVSG